The Apodemus sylvaticus chromosome 17, mApoSyl1.1, whole genome shotgun sequence genome contains a region encoding:
- the Trabd gene encoding traB domain-containing protein isoform X1 produces MEGEEKPAQEGDMESVVTAGASETVPRVVSGDPQNISDVDAFNLLLEMKLKRRRERPNLPRTVTQLVAEDGSRVYVVGTAHFSDDSKRDVVKTIREVQPDVVVVELCQYRVSMLKMDERTLLREAKEVSLEKLQQAVRQNGLMSGLMQMLLLKVSAHITEQLGMAPGGEFREAFKEASKVPFCKFHLGDRPIPVTFKRAIAALSFWQKVKLAWGLCFLSDPISKDDVERCKQKDLLEQMMAEMIGEFPDLHRTIVSERDIYLTYMLRQAARRLELPRASDAEPRKCVPSVVVGVVGMGHVPGIEKNWSTDLNIQEIMTVPPPSISGRVSRVAVKAAFFGLLGYSLYWMGRRTMNLVLSLPVTQLCLQRVSEARPGR; encoded by the exons atggaaggagaggagaagccGGCCCAAGAG GGTGACATGGAATCTGTGGTAACAGCAGGAGCCTCAGAAACAGTGCCAAGGGTGGTTTCTGGAGACCCTCAGAACATCT CTGATGTGGACGCCTTCAACCTGCTCCTGGAGATGAAACTGAAACGACGGCGGGAACGCCCCAACCTTCCACGGACTGTGACCCAGCTAGTGGCCGAGGATGGGAGCAGGGTGTACGTGGTGGGCACTGCTCACTTCAGTGACGATAGCAAGAGGGATGTAGTGAAG ACTATCCGGGAGGTGCAGCCTGATGTGGTTGTCGTGGAACTCTGTCAGTACCGCGTGTCCATGCTGAAGATGGACGAGAGAACGCTGCTGCGAGAGGCCAAGGAGGTCAGCCTGGAGAAGCTGCAACAGGCTGTCAGGCAG AATGGGCTCATGTCTGGACTCATGCAGATGCTGCTGCTGAAGGTGTCTGCTCACATCACCGAGCAGCTCGGCATGGCCCCTGGTGGCGAGTTCAGGGAGGCCTTCAAGGAG GCCAGCAAGGTACCATTCTGCAAATTCCACCTGGGTGACAGACCGATCCCAGTCACCTTTAAGAGGGCCATTGCTGCACTCTCCTTCTGGCAGAAAGTCAAGCTGGCCTGgggcctctgcttcctgtcagaCCCAATCAG CAAGGACGATGTGGAGCGCTGCAAGCAGAAAGACCTGTTGGAGCAGATGATGGCAGAGATGATTGGGGAGTTTCCTGACTTGCATCGAACCATCGTCTCGGAGCGTGATATCTACCTGACCTATATGCTGCGGCAGGCCGCACGGCGCCTTGAGCTTCCCCGAGCCTCTGATG CTGAGCCCAGGAAGTGTGTCCCATCTGTGGTTGTGGGTGTCGTTGGCATGGGTCATGTGCCTGGCATTGAGAAGAACTGGAGTACTGACCTCAACATCCAGGAGATCATGAC AGTTCCCCCACCGTCCATCTCGGGCAGAGTGTCGCGGGTCGCTGTGAAGGCCGCCTTCTTTGGTCTGCTGGGCTACAGCCTATACTGGATGGGCCGTCGAACCATGAACCTGGTCCTATCACTGCCTGTTACgcagctctgcctccagagggtgAGCGAAGCCCGGCCGGGCCGGTAG
- the Trabd gene encoding traB domain-containing protein isoform X2 yields MKLKRRRERPNLPRTVTQLVAEDGSRVYVVGTAHFSDDSKRDVVKTIREVQPDVVVVELCQYRVSMLKMDERTLLREAKEVSLEKLQQAVRQNGLMSGLMQMLLLKVSAHITEQLGMAPGGEFREAFKEASKVPFCKFHLGDRPIPVTFKRAIAALSFWQKVKLAWGLCFLSDPISKDDVERCKQKDLLEQMMAEMIGEFPDLHRTIVSERDIYLTYMLRQAARRLELPRASDAEPRKCVPSVVVGVVGMGHVPGIEKNWSTDLNIQEIMTVPPPSISGRVSRVAVKAAFFGLLGYSLYWMGRRTMNLVLSLPVTQLCLQRVSEARPGR; encoded by the exons ATGAAACTGAAACGACGGCGGGAACGCCCCAACCTTCCACGGACTGTGACCCAGCTAGTGGCCGAGGATGGGAGCAGGGTGTACGTGGTGGGCACTGCTCACTTCAGTGACGATAGCAAGAGGGATGTAGTGAAG ACTATCCGGGAGGTGCAGCCTGATGTGGTTGTCGTGGAACTCTGTCAGTACCGCGTGTCCATGCTGAAGATGGACGAGAGAACGCTGCTGCGAGAGGCCAAGGAGGTCAGCCTGGAGAAGCTGCAACAGGCTGTCAGGCAG AATGGGCTCATGTCTGGACTCATGCAGATGCTGCTGCTGAAGGTGTCTGCTCACATCACCGAGCAGCTCGGCATGGCCCCTGGTGGCGAGTTCAGGGAGGCCTTCAAGGAG GCCAGCAAGGTACCATTCTGCAAATTCCACCTGGGTGACAGACCGATCCCAGTCACCTTTAAGAGGGCCATTGCTGCACTCTCCTTCTGGCAGAAAGTCAAGCTGGCCTGgggcctctgcttcctgtcagaCCCAATCAG CAAGGACGATGTGGAGCGCTGCAAGCAGAAAGACCTGTTGGAGCAGATGATGGCAGAGATGATTGGGGAGTTTCCTGACTTGCATCGAACCATCGTCTCGGAGCGTGATATCTACCTGACCTATATGCTGCGGCAGGCCGCACGGCGCCTTGAGCTTCCCCGAGCCTCTGATG CTGAGCCCAGGAAGTGTGTCCCATCTGTGGTTGTGGGTGTCGTTGGCATGGGTCATGTGCCTGGCATTGAGAAGAACTGGAGTACTGACCTCAACATCCAGGAGATCATGAC AGTTCCCCCACCGTCCATCTCGGGCAGAGTGTCGCGGGTCGCTGTGAAGGCCGCCTTCTTTGGTCTGCTGGGCTACAGCCTATACTGGATGGGCCGTCGAACCATGAACCTGGTCCTATCACTGCCTGTTACgcagctctgcctccagagggtgAGCGAAGCCCGGCCGGGCCGGTAG
- the Selenoo gene encoding protein adenylyltransferase SelO, mitochondrial produces the protein MASFRAAFGASLAAARTRPRCVGLALPSSAPRSAWAAAMEPTPRWLAGLRFDNRALRALPVETPPPGPEDSLSTPRPVPGACFSRARPAPLRRPRLVALSEPALALLGLETSEEAEVEAEAALFFSGNALLPGTEPAAHCYCGHQFGQFAGQLGDGAAMYLGEVCTAAGERWELQLKGAGPTPFSRQADGRKVLRSSIREFLCSEAMFHLGIPTTRAGACVTSDSTVMRDVFYDGNPKYEKCTVVLRIAPTFIRFGSFEIFKPPDEHTGRAGPSVGRNDIRVQMLDYVISSFFPEIQAAHACDTDNIQRNAAFFREVTKRTARMVAEWQCAGFCHGVLNTDNMSIVGLTIDYGPFGFLDRYDPDHVCNASDNAGRYTYSKQPQVCKWNLQKLAEALEPELPLALGEAILKEEFDTEFQRHYLQKMRKKLGLIRVEKEEDGTLVAKLLETMHLTGADFTNTFCVLSSFPAELSDSAELLTRLTSQCASLEELKLAFRPQMDPRQLSMMLMLAQSNPQLFALIGTQANVTKELERVEHQSRLEQLSPSELQSKNRNHWETWLQEYRDRLDKEKESVGDTAAWQAERVRVMHANNPKYVLRNYIAQNAIEAAENGDFSEVRRVLKLLESPYHSEEEATGPEAVAGATEEQSPYSSRPPLWAAELCVTUSS, from the exons ATGGCCTCTTTCAGGGCCGCGTTCGGGGCCTCGCTCGCGGCTGCCCGAACCCGGCCACGGTGTGTCGGCCTCGCGCTTCCGTCGTCGGCGCCCCGGTCCGCCTGGGCTGCAGCCATGGAGCCCACGCCGCGTTGGCTGGCCGGGCTGCGCTTTGACAACCGCGCCCTGCGTGCGCTGCCGGTAGAGACGCCGCCGCCCGGGCCGGAGGACTCCCTGTCCACCCCGCGGCCGGTGCCCGGAGCCTGCTTCAGCCGCGCACGTCCGGCCCCGCTGCGGCGGCCGCGCCTAGTGGCGCTGTCGGAGCCCGCACTGGCGTTGCTGGGGCTCGAGACCAGCGAGGAGGCCGAGGTCGAGGCCGAAGCTGCGCTCTTCTTCAGCGGCAATGCGCTGCTGCCGGGCACCGAGCCCGCCGCGCACTGCTACTGTGGACACCAGTTCGGCCAGTTCGCTGGGCAGTTGGGCGACGGCGCCGCCATGTACCTGGGCGAGGTGTGCACAGCGGCCGGCGAGCGCTGGGAGCTGCAGCTCAAAGGCGCTGGCCCCACGCCCTTCTCCAG ACAAGCTGATGGTCGCAAAGTCCTGCGGTCAAGCATCCGTGAGTTCCTGTGCAGTGAAGCCATGTTTCACCTGGGGATCCCCACCACGAGGGCCGGGGCCTGCGTCACGTCAGACTCTACAGTGATGCGAGACGTGTTCTATGATGGTAATCCAAAATATGAAAAGTGCACGGTTGTGTTGCGTATAGCTCCCACTTTCATAAG ATTCGGCTCCTTTGAAATTTTTAAGCCTCCTGATGAGCACACAGGGCGTGCCGGCCCAAGCGTGGGACGGAATGATATCCGAGTCCAGATGCTGGACTATGTGATCAGCTCTTTCTTCCCTGAAATCCAGGCTGCCCATGCCTGCGACACTGACAACATACAGAGGAACGCTGCCTTTTTCAGAGAG GTGACAAAGCGGACGGCACGGATGGTGGCCGAGTGGCAGTGTGCTGGCTTCTGCCATGGCGTGCTCAACACTGACAACATGAGCATCGTGGGGCTCACCATCGACTATGGACCCTTTGGCTTCCTGGACAG GTATGACCCTGACCATGTATGTAATGCCTCTGACAATGCTGGGCGCTACACATACAGTAAACAGCCGCAGGTATGCAAGTGGAATCTGCAGAAACTAGCTGAAGCACTGGAGCCTGAGCTACCCCTTGCGCTGGGTGAGGCCATTCTAAAAGAGGAGTTTGACACTGAGTTCCAAAGGCACTATCTACAGAAGATGCGTAAGAAGCTGGGCCTTATTCGggtggaaaaggaagaagatgggACACTTGTGGCTAAACTTCTAGAAACCATGCATCTGACTG GTGCTGACTTCACTAACACCTTCTGTGTTCTGAGCTCCTTCCCGGCTGAACTGTCAGACTCAGCAGAGTTACTAACCAGGCTGACTTCCCAATGTGCCTCTCTGGAAGAGCTAAAGCTCGCCTTCAGACCCCAGATGGATCCCCG GCAGCTCTCTATGATGTTGATGCTTGCACAGTCGAACCCACAGCTCTTTGCACTCATTGGCACTCAAGCAAATGTCACAAAGGAGCTAGAACGTGTGGAGCATCAGTCACGGCTAGAACAGCTGAGTCCCTCTGAACTACAGAGCAAGAACAGAAACCACTGGGAAACCTGGCTACAGGAATACAG AGACCGTCTGGACAAGGAGAAGGAGAGTGTCGGAGACACCGCAGCCTGGCAGGCAGAACGTGTACGCGTCATGCATGCCAACAACCCCAAGTACGTCCTGAGGAATTATATTGCACAGAATGCCATTGAAGCTGCTGAAAATGGAGACTTTTCAGAG GTGCGGCGTGTCCTGAAGCTGCTAGAGTCTCCTTACCACAGTGAAGAGGAGGCCACAGGCCCTGAAGCAGTGGCAGGGGCTACTGAGGAGCAATCTCCCTACAGTAGCAGGCCACCactctgggcagcagaactctgTGTAACATGATCCTCATAA